A genome region from Leifsonia sp. Root112D2 includes the following:
- a CDS encoding MOSC domain-containing protein: MTSSATDDSVRNGAPAVISVSRDDRHGFSKPVVDEIVLVAGLGVQGDAHYGATVQHRSRVARDPSQPNLRQVHLIQAEVFDEVRTKGFEVLPGQMGENVTTRGLNLLELPRGSILHLGTEATVEVTGLRNPCSQINDFQPRLLNEMVGVDDAGAVVRKAGVMGIVLQGGRVRAGDTVVVELPDGPRIPLDRV; this comes from the coding sequence ATGACTTCTTCCGCAACGGACGACTCGGTGCGAAATGGTGCGCCGGCGGTCATTTCCGTCAGTCGCGACGACCGTCATGGCTTCAGCAAGCCCGTCGTCGACGAGATAGTCCTGGTGGCCGGGCTCGGGGTGCAGGGAGATGCGCATTACGGGGCGACCGTGCAGCACCGTTCCCGCGTGGCCAGGGATCCGAGCCAGCCCAATCTGCGGCAGGTGCACCTTATTCAGGCCGAGGTCTTCGACGAGGTGCGTACCAAGGGGTTCGAGGTGCTGCCGGGGCAGATGGGTGAGAACGTGACAACCCGGGGGCTGAACCTTCTGGAGTTGCCGCGCGGCAGCATCCTGCACCTCGGCACGGAGGCAACCGTGGAGGTCACCGGCCTGCGCAACCCCTGCTCGCAGATCAATGATTTTCAGCCGCGGCTGCTCAATGAGATGGTCGGGGTCGACGACGCCGGTGCCGTCGTGCGCAAGGCTGGCGTCATGGGCATCGTGCTGCAGGGCGGTCGGGTGCGGGCGGGCGACACGGTCGTCGTCGAACTGCCTGACGGCCCGCGTATCCCGCTCGACCGCGTGTGA
- a CDS encoding ABC transporter ATP-binding protein, which produces MNQTAVIQLSGLKKNFGQLTAVDGVDLTIKAGEVVALLGPNGAGKSTTIDLALGLARPTAGEARLFGADPREAIQSGRVGAMLQGGALLPEMTVSQAVALVASVHRHPLSVEEALERARCSEIAKQRVSKLSGGQMQRARFAVAVVSNPDLLILDEPTAAMDVEARRVFWQSMQEFTSEGRTVVFATHYLDEADTYADRIVMLSAGRVVADGTPNEVKAVVSGRRIRASFDFAWSPVVEAELAQLPGVTSVEHRGEQLTIVSDQSDATLRLLLAAHDDIHDIEVTAHNMDDAFLALTEASRMGVEA; this is translated from the coding sequence GTGAATCAAACAGCTGTCATCCAACTCTCAGGGCTGAAGAAGAACTTCGGCCAACTCACCGCGGTCGACGGCGTCGACCTGACCATCAAGGCGGGTGAGGTCGTGGCGCTGCTCGGCCCCAACGGCGCCGGCAAGTCGACCACCATCGACCTGGCCCTCGGCCTGGCCCGGCCCACCGCGGGCGAGGCCCGCCTCTTCGGCGCCGACCCGCGCGAGGCCATCCAGTCGGGCCGCGTCGGTGCGATGCTGCAGGGCGGCGCGCTACTACCCGAGATGACCGTCTCGCAGGCCGTCGCGCTCGTCGCGAGCGTGCACAGGCATCCGCTCAGCGTCGAGGAGGCGCTCGAACGAGCCCGCTGCAGCGAGATAGCGAAGCAGCGGGTGAGCAAGCTCTCGGGCGGGCAGATGCAGCGGGCACGCTTCGCGGTCGCCGTCGTCTCCAACCCCGATCTGCTCATTCTGGACGAGCCCACCGCCGCGATGGATGTGGAGGCACGTCGCGTCTTCTGGCAGTCGATGCAGGAGTTCACCTCCGAGGGCCGCACCGTGGTCTTCGCCACGCACTACCTCGACGAGGCCGACACCTACGCCGACCGCATCGTGATGCTCAGCGCCGGCCGCGTGGTGGCCGACGGCACGCCCAACGAGGTGAAGGCGGTGGTCTCGGGCCGTCGCATCCGCGCCAGCTTCGACTTCGCGTGGAGCCCCGTCGTCGAGGCCGAGCTCGCCCAGCTGCCCGGCGTCACGAGCGTCGAACACCGCGGCGAGCAGCTCACGATAGTCAGCGACCAGTCGGATGCCACGCTGCGGCTCCTGCTCGCCGCTCACGACGACATTCACGACATCGAGGTCACCGCACACAACATGGACGACGCGTTTCTCGCCCTCACCGAAGCATCACGTATGGGAGTAGAAGCA